GAAAAAATGAAGctaaagcaaaattttcaagcagaatttaatcaaaattttgtgtttGCATTGTGTTTATGCAACGGCATGCCAGTATGTCAATTCCCAATGCATGGGATTGTAGGAATGAGTGTCTGGTAAGTGGCATGCAACAGAAGAGCAACTGTGCATGAATGGTTCCCGAATGAACAATGAATGCGTCCGGAAGGATATGCACCGACAAATATGTGTCAGTATGCAATGACAAATTTGAGTTCGGGTGTATGTGCGTATACGTATTGTAAAACGGTGTTAGCCAGGGATACATTAAAGGAGCATTGAATGGGaaactatttgaaaataatacacacacacacacactaaagCAACAGCAGACAGTTAGGCATACGAAGAGTTGGCAAAATAAGCATCGGCCGGCATTTGGTTGGACAGCTTGACAGCCGGTCAACCAATATTTTCAGCATTCACTGAGATTTGCCTGCATACATATAGGCGTTCGAACGCTTGCACTTCGCAGACTGACTGCTTAAAGTGTCTTGCCAGTTTGCCAAGCATTTATGTGCAATACACAGTTGAATTATTCAAACCTACAGAAGCAGTTGCTGTGAGCGCCTGCAAacgtgtaaataaataaatatttggtttatttacgaaaaacatttatttattagccACTTTACTGGCAACAAATATTTATGCTTTAATAATTGCCAAAGCAAATACTTCTGTATTGCAGCTGAGTTATCTGAGCAATCAATAAAATGCAAGCAGACCGAAAGTAAGTTAAGGAATGGCAGTAAAAAGAACTGCTGTGCTGATGCTAAGAAATTATGCAATTTTCTGCCATACATTTGGCTAATGAATTCTTACACAAGCACAAATGGCTTGAACAGGCACAGACGCACACTTatagtatatgtgtgtgtgtatgtgtacatgaATCCTTTAAAACGCAAATATGGATGTATGGGCGAGTGTACCAGCATGCATGAAAAGCAGAACCACGGCCACTTACTACTACATACTACTACCATGACTGCTGGCCAGTTAGCATACAAACACTCGGGTTAATGGTGGCTGCATAGCAGGCAAGAAAAGGCTTACGCTCGAATAAACATTGCATACATGCAGGCGTTGAAAGCACATAAAAGCCATTTAAAGAAAAGGCGTTGAACaaagcagctacagcagcgatacTGGCTACCAAACCGAAGCAAGATTTTCCTTGTAGCCACGAAGTAGCAGCGCAAACAGAAAGAGGATAGAATTACGATCTAAATCTAAGACCAAAGCAAGCAGCAACGTATACCGGCTTAAAATACTTACACGTACACGTACAGATGTGCGTGCATGTGTGCAATTGGCGTTGGGTTTTGTTTTACTTCAGCTTTGTGTGTGGCATTTGCTCACCTTTCTATTACACGATAGCTGTTTAATACCACAGCCAGCTTGTTTGTCGCTGGGTTTTTCACGTTTTCTTTTTTAGCCAGCTGCCAACGCCACTAATTGCCTGGCAAGGACATTTGTCAAGACTACAGAGGGGCGTGTGAGTGCTTACGTGCACaacatgcacatatatacttatatatgtatgtatgtatgtaagtatgtatatatgtatgcttgtatgtatgtatgtgaatacttCCCTGCCGGACAGCATCGTCGAATGCGATAAATTACCAACTTGTAATCAGTTATTTAACCCTTCTTTGCATGATGATGGAAATTTCAATCATAATATTTAGTcaacaaaaaaagatttgaGGTATATTCTGGACAAAAGAATACAGAGAAGCTTCGAGATGAACCAGATCTTGCTGCAACAGGAAATGTTGTAGTTCGTTTGCTTCGAGGAGTGCCAAGAAAGCAAGCCCACATCATATACTTTGATAATTGTTATACCTCTTTGCCATTGGTAGTTTTTTTAGCTAAATCAGGAATTCACACAGTGGGAACTGTGCAACAAAACAGGATACCAAATAATAAACTTCCAGagaagaaaaatttcatgaaaaaatctgTGCCCAGaggtagttttgagaaaagagTGTCTGTGCATGATGGTATAGATTTGAGTTGTGTGGCTTGGAAAGACAATAAGATAGTAACCCTGTTATCTTCTTATTCTGGAGCATTGCCTGTAACTAAAGTCACAGGGAtagcaaaaggaaaaattgatattactTGCCCGTTTATTGTCCAAGAGTACAATAAACATATGGGAGGAGTAGATCTCATGGATAGTGTTTTGGGCagaaatcatataaaaataagGTCTGAAAAGTGGTATTTGCGtatttttttcatctatttgatCTAGCTATTATAAACTCTTGGATtgcatatacaaaaaaatactcaaGAAAGAGGTGGACCTAAAAAGAGTCTGCTTACAACAGATGAACCACCAAAGAAGCTAAACGAGGGCATCCTAATACCGGTGTACAAGAAGAAGAATTACaatcaaaaaaacgaaaaggtTCTCCAGCTCCACCACCTCCAAAAGACATAAGAAAAGATGGTGCTGAACATTGGCCAAAAGTAGGTGGGTCACTCCGGTGCAAATTTCCCTAATGTAAAGGCTATTCCAGAATTTCGTGTAATAAATGTGGGGTCAATTTGGgcttaaataagaataaaattgtttttgaaattatcaTAAAGAATAAAGTAGATTgagtaaactatattttttatttatttagtactgAGCTAAATATGTGACAATGCATGATGATGTAAATTTCGATCATAttgttttttacataatacatatttttatttacactaggattttttttaaatatttttcctttgaCCTGGAGCATTAATTACATCACcctgatttattaaaaaaatagaagaaatcatGCAAAGAAGGGTTAACCGTGCATACGAAGctacttaaaatttcaagtatttCGTTCACTGAATTTGTTTGGATTTTGAAGAAGAATTCAccgtattttcattaaaaaatgagtaaaattaaataagaaatcaaTAAGTGGTCAAAACTTGTCGATAAGTGCTTGCGAGTGTTATAGTAACGCGGTGTTGTTCATGTAGATCCTACTAATAGAATGACACACCATCAAATCTACTAACGTACTATGGACTCAGGGAAAAGGAAGCGGCTCTGATAAGTAGTCGTAAGAAACCTGAGATAGCCGCCTTCAGCATAGgcacacatacatttaaatCGTTTCGTCAGCTGAAATATTGGCGATCGGCTCAGTTTTACACCAAATGCGGAGTATATAACTCGCTAAGCATCAAAAAAGCTCGGTGCACTCTCTAGAATGCTCCCGAACGTAGGGGGGCcgagaagcagcaaatgcaaactACTAACTAGCGTCATTCCATCGACTTAAAGGTAAAGGACTGTAGAAGACCATACGAAGCATTGTACAGACTTGACGCACTGAGGGTAATAAGCGCGTACAAAACCACTTCGGACGAAGCTGCAATGGTGATCGCAGGCATGACGTCCATCGATATATTGGCAGAAGAGCGAGCAAGAGTGTACGCGCTATAAGAGCAGGGTCGAACTAACATAGCAACGATCATGAAAACAGAGAAAACTATATCCTTACTAAAGTGGCAAGAGCGTTGGTAAAATTCCACAAAGGGAAAGGTGGACCTATACGCTAATCCCTAATATCGGAAAATGGCTAAATCAAAGCTATGGTGAGCTTAACTACCACCTAACACAATTCTTGACACCAGAACAATTCTTGCTACCAGAAGAACCTACATAGTTTACGTGACTCGCCTTTATGTCCAGTATGCCACGAAGAGGAAGATGCAAGACATATGTTTTTCGTATAATTACGATTTGCGGCTATCAGAGGTAATATAGCTGCACTATCAGAAGATCCGATAGTACCAGGAAACATAGTCGACATCATAATGTCTTCAAAGTATGCGTGGGACTTAATTTCGTCGGCAATCAGCGATATGCAACAGGCATCAAATCACGCAGATATACACGAGGTAAGCGGCAGCTAAACAGACGTGACTTGGCAAAGAAACGGACTCTAAAATCGATGTGTTACAAGTATGGTGGGAGGGAGTGGACAGCCCCAAATGAGGTTGTTTCCTTCGGGAATAAATAAAACTGGGAAGGATTAAAGTACATGCAACTTTTGACGGACTGCATATGAAGAGTTACCGCCGTAGAGCCTAGTGCTCAACCGCCTTGCCGACGATTCACTTAACTGTTGTACCGGGAGAGAATCGGTACAATGACGGTAAGAGGTTTAATTTGGCTTAAAGTCCAACACTTACGAGGtacaggctttcgatgctttttCCTGGTAAAAAAAATCATGGACTCAGTCCCTGAACTGTGCAACAAGTAAATTGATGTGGCCAGAAGGGAATATGGATCGcccaaaccgactgttgaaacttaACAGGAAGGATTTGAGGAATCTTTTGGGGGTTCTAGCAGGGAATTGTCTTATAGGCGGGTATGCCAGCAGACTGCGAGCTCAATATAACGACTACTGCAGAATATACAATCACACTGAAGAAGAAGCGActgtagaacactttctatgcgagTGTTTGGCTCTGGGTGGCAGACAGTTTAATATGTTTAATATGTTGGTGTTCCCTTCGTCGTGCTCGCGCTgcatttaaaaacatataaattttaaataagatttGTACATTTGCGCGCAGAAAATACGAGCAGCTGCACACACATACCTATAAGTATGCATATACATGTCGGGAGTGTAGTAAGCTAAATTAGCCAGgtgtatatttacaaaaaacaagtaaaaacacAAGCAACTATTTAAGATAATTTATTTGGAGTTGAGCTTATTGCTGCTTACAAGCACTTACCGTACATGCCGACTATGTCAAATAAGCACTCGCAAAGCTTAAATTTAAGAGATTTTTGAAGCGAACATAGCGAACTACTTTTAGACACTTGCCGACTAAACGAGCAGTGAAACAGGAGCTGCAAAAAATTCTACATTCCTGGCCTGTAGGCAACAGATCAGACGGCCGCTCCAAACCGAGAAGTTCACTACTTCTTCTCGGTATAGCATCAGCTGCGAGAAGCCAGTGTAATGATGTCTCTGACCACAAATCTCGGAATCAGTAGAAGCTATGAAATACCGAATATCTGCAAATAAGTTCGCAGTATGCAGTGTCCAGTGGAACGGTTGTGAGCTTTTTGAGCTTATCGTTAGATTAGAGATTCATCAgatgtttacattttttaagatTATACCCTCGCAGTAAGAACTTTGCATGGCATGGCCCCCGAGTAAGATGTGTCATCTTGAGTTTCACAGCCTTCATCTACGAGCTCTTCTCTGATGGTTTGTTGCCCCATCGCCAGTAATGACTCAGATCCTAAGAGTTTTAAGGCCGCACCCTCTGTAGCCAATCTATCAGCAAGTTGGAGATTCTAAATATGCAATTCATgtgataaattaaatgaaataaccaATAGGTTATTGCGTGGTTATGGATAgttggaaaatgttttttaatatttaaatttaatagttcacaaaaaaaaaaattaaaaaaaaactctaaacCTTTTAAAATGGAATGCCTGTTTGTGTGCATCTGCTGTATGCCCCATTCGGTtggatttattataaataatttgtccACTTTTTCACAAGCATTTGATTGTAAAACATTTGAcacgaaaaattttattatataattttagaaGTTCCAAGCCAAAATTAAATCAATATTAGATATATTGATAGCTCGGGGCCGAGAATGTCCATGGTAAATCTGGCGTGATCTAGTCatggtgaaatggttgaagtgccggtctggtactcctcaagtagcattaaagcgccgttttgataccattatgagacatcCAACACgcagatatctacaaccagccagagctattgatataatggagaagattgataggatttaggttggtgcactgtaccaggctgtcgaagaaaggagctcccagtgacgTTAGtggtctagctgccaaacccggacatttacagagaaagtgctcaacagtctccttctccgaaaggtccccacagcttctgtatGGGGGTTATGGTAAATCCAGCTTTTACGCGTGTATGCCgttcgtccaatgaccggtaagcacagctatgagtttgaaaattgattggcgaggagtccaaaggactttctgagacCTTCGCATGTCGTATTGGGGCCaaggggttttcgaaatagcacatgaagaaatggagctctatCTTTTCTGCGATTTCTTCAGAATTAATTTGCGCAAttctcctttaacaactgtcagggggatgccgatgaccgagtaggaggtctctgaggccaattcagtctctttcctggtaagctcatcaacaatttcatttccatctATGCTCCTATGTActgaaacccagatcagagaaatgttacccgcACACCCAAGCGATTTGATCTCCCCTTACAGGATTTTACTAATTTTGACCTACactatggcgtcgtcagagccttaatcgcggcttgactatcggagcatatgttaatatctccctcgctcccgcgttccctaagcattttgcatgactGCAGGATCGGccagacttctgcttgaaaaacactagcattATTCCTCATtttaaaggagataaaataaagtgGCTGTGTAAATtggtcagtgaagacagaggtgcaagcttcgatGCAGAtcttcccctcgatccaatcctgcctatttggaaagattgccctagcacgaccctcaaactttagtttgcggatagagagattttttcgaagttcggagaaatacggttttaactgcctgaaaatgctaccatgtcccctgagagattgcctccaaagaccaatctcctttaacctgattgcactttgagctgcgaatCAAAttacgtaaaagtcgatgggaagtaagtgcaaacgacattcagggcaaCACTGGGGCAAATTTTAcgtgctccggtgatgccaatgcgtACAGtactttgcaccctccccagtttggTGATATTAttgcccttccgaagagcttcccaccaaaccaggcatcaatacgttaaaattggcaaaaccgcTGCGTTgcacatccacagcacgacctgtggcttgagtccccattttttaccgaacatagatttgcaggagcaCAAGGCTACATATATTGGCCGATTTTAAATGtgcttggagtcaagtatcactccaagatacctaacttccgattcagagagaacgtggtTATTTAATTTGGtaagtcgaaagggtggaggtttatattttctggtaaatagcaccagctccgttttgtcagagtttaCTCGGAGGCCGTaagtggcagcccagcgacAGATTATAGGaagtgacctttccaaaatctcagccatgactgagagaaacggtcccgataccatcagcaccaagtcatcggcgtatgcgtATGCCTTAgccccacccttatttagcattatcagaacttcgtctATAGCAACTAGACAAAATAGGGGCAAAAGGACACCAAAAACTTgtacaaattagttttttaaataataatataaaaaattaggaCTACTGGAATTATAGACATTTTTTATAAGGCAGAACATCAGCACTCAAGATCATcagccaaaaaatttaaaaattacttccACTTCTTAAGATCAGGAACCACTGCCTAAGATCCCTACCAAGGatctttaaacaaattattatacTTTGCTTAGAATTGCTCTTCTGGCATTACACTAAAACCGatccatatatatattaagccacaaaagcatttttaggaaaaaaacttTTGGTTTCTAACTTCTTCTGTAGTCTCACCCCAAAAAACGGCTCCGAATATGGAAGAAAACTAATCAAAAAATTTACAGTACATTGAAGAGGATCAAATTGTTTTGTAAGATGTAAATGTTTGAATACATATTCTCTATCTGAGCTTCATACTTCACCTCAATgccaatgttttttattttcttcagaaaattttgctttcaaatcaaataaaaacaaaatcataaaacagttttgtactaattttcttcagttaatttatttgtagtcctatacaaatatattttttcaagttaaacGAAATTTAGTTAGACATCGACGccaaaaacaaacagaaaaaagacaataataacaacaacaacaacaacagtaattaTACCAAACTCAAGCACTTGAAGTAGTCAACAGTCAACAATAAAAGGAAACATACAAAGCGAGGCATAGAAAATTTGTCAACCATTTGACAGGCCGGATCCGATCGAGATTTGAGAGTTGACTAAACAGTCACACTAATAGGCATCGTCGGCCAATAGGCCGCAAGAATCATGAATAATATGGCTGACGATAATaacaatattataataaataatacctaCAATCGTAACAATAACATAAATTATAGGAATAGTCCCAACTACAGCAATAGCCGGATTAGCCGCAGCGGCAGTGCCACTAGCGATTCGAAAAAATTGGCCAAGAACAAAGCAACCGGACtcagcggcggcggcggcgacGACAACGCCGATGTTAGTGCGAGTAAAAGCGATCGCTGCGTTTTATGCCTGGACGAGAAACGCTCTCCTGTACGCATCACATGCGGCCACTCTTTCTGCAATGAATGTCTGGATGTCTACAAGTCGTATCAGAAATACGCCTGGGCCAATCGTTGTCCCATATGCCGCGGTTCGCTGAAGGAGAAACGACGCTCAGTAAGTTGTTAAAGGcaaattgttttgcttgaaattgaaaaatgtctctTGTCCCGCTCGttctttgtgatttttttttctttccgagCAGGTCAAGCGAAAGCATTCAGAAGCAAATATCGCCACAGCCACTACCTCAACTAGCGTGCCTAGCGGCAGCAGTCGTTTTGCGCCAACTCGTTCGCGCTTGAATGCAACATCAGCTACTATAGCAGCAGCCACGGCAGCTGCGGCAACAGCCACTGTCACAGCACTCTCTGAATCAGCTGCCAGCGCATCTGCCGAGCAAATCTACCTCTTGGAGGAATATATGGCAATGGCTGTTGAATCGGATGCTTTCGGTGTCAATTCAGACATGACTTTCGGCAATACAATGAGCGCAACTACGCCCACCAACTCAACATCGACCGTCAGCGCCAGCGAAGCGGCAGGCGAAGACGATGAAGTAGAATTGCATGGAATGGATTCGGAGACAGAAGCGGCACAGGGTATGGGCTATGAGCACGAAGAATTTGAGGAAGCGGAAGAGCTGGAAGAGGAGGAAGAAGCCTTTGGCGAAGATATGGATTTGGAGGAAGATGAGGAGGTTACGGAGGACGACGAAGATGACGACGTTGATGGAGAGGACGAAGATGATGAATATAATGACCTTTACTATTTCAATGAGTATGACGAGGCGCATGAAGACGATCGAGAAAATGACGACTATATCACAATGGACGAAGATGACGCAACCGACGGTGAGGATAGGGATGAATATGAACAGCTAGTGAACGACACATTACAAGATGAAATTAATGAGTATTGCGATGAGGACGCTGAAACCGAGGACGATGTGCTGCTGGTAGACGAAGTAATTATTGTCGATTGAGTGCAGAGTAGTATTTGAGGAGTAGTGACAGTGCCACTGCAGGAGGAGAAAGATTAATCAGCGGCGCATGAGGAAAGCGATAAGCGGGATGCTCAGAAGTGATGAGGAATAGGAGGAAGGATTGAAGAGTAGGACTTTACAGGGACAAACTGACACCTATGACTTGGAACTGTCGGACGCGGCTGTGATTTTTGTATGCTTTGCTCTTTTATCATGTTCCCTGCTGATCTTTTGTAGTTTTtcgatcatttttttttttcaaaaaacaaaccaaatataggaaatatttttataaaagcactACAAGAGACATTTTTCAAACGGAAAAGCTAACAGTTATTTGATATCCATTTCCAATTGGAGTAAATATTGCGGATTTTGTTggctgttttatttaatttttgcatctaGTGTTTGATCTGCTATTTGGTTGTGGCCTGTCTCATCGGTGCTTCAGCGACGACTGCTGGTATGGTTTCCCTGTTGGAAAATTTATCGGGTTTTGAATACTTGGATTCTGATTGAAAAAATTCTGCCTTAAGTGAAAATATCTgctgcaaaaatatatatatttcgtaATAAATCTGGCTTaaggacttttttttaataaatttaattggatTTCTACGTAattcttaacaaaaataaactgcATGAAGGCAGAATTCATCTCATCTCTTGCTGGggatatttttctaatataacaGGGTGGATTGGGTAGTGCTagctgatctgtaaaaaatgTCACTTAGAACCCTAGGTCCCTTTGTGTTGCCAGTGCTACACAACTGGGCAATGTTACCAGCAAAAAGAAGAGCTCACGAGGGCGTGTTTTTAATTCATCCGTTGTGATAAATGCGTTATTAAGACAAATTTTTAACAGCATATACAGGACACGCGTTAATATAGAGTCTGTCCCACAAATTTCAAGATTTCGTAGTTAGCAACCCGGGCTTTCGTTACAGAATTTCGATCGATAAAATTAGTGAAGCAACGAGATCGGTGTCAGCCTCCGAGTTGCTGCCCAAATAGTAAAGCAAAGTTGTCCCAACCACCACACAGCCCGAAACTGGCAAAAGAGGAACTTTTTCGGACAGCAAAAAAATCGACATGGGGCGCTGAAGCTGGAAAGAGCAATTTCAATGGCATCACTTAAGTAAATTTACATCGACGGCTTCCAGGGCTCCTTGAATAATTAGCTGAAGCCTTGGCAATGATGCATCAACGTAAAGATGGAGTATTTTGTGTGCTTATCAGAAAAGACTTTAGGTCGGTATggaataaattatttgaaacagAAATCATTCCAAGACCTTTGGGGCAGTTTTAgattaaaacttatttaaaatacttcaataatcaaaaatttgtaaaagcgtgtaatttcacaaattttcgttgttttatttcaatttaaaatcggatacatctaaattgatcaccctttacaactTACGTTTAAAACTTAGTGTGAAGTATTATGTCGAACCCTTAATGAGATGTCtaaagttggatgttgacagatcagtaaacgtttgcacgcgatgggaatgctCCAGAAAGCAGAtcactgggtgccacatcaattagAGAAGAGGGAGcggggatatcgagagacgttttgtgacgtgtgagatgtttCTTGAGCGGCACAAAAtgaaaggttttctgcatcgcatcgtcactggcgtaAAAtttgatctattatgataagcCCAAGGGTCGAATATGTTGGAACCTgctaggtgaaccaggtccatcgacagcgaaaataaatattcatgcttcaaaggttatgttgtgcatctagtgggatcagaagggtgtcatctattatgaactccttaaaccctCTGAAACCATGACTGGCGattgttaccgactgcagctaatgcctTTGGATCGAGCTCTCACAGAAAAGCGGTCGGAATggaacggtagacatgacaaactgattttgctgcatgacaacgctagGTCACACGtagctaaatcggtccagaaatatttagagggactgaattggaaaatcttgccCCACACGCCGTATTTCCCACttattgcaccttcggattaccatctgttccgatcaatgcagtcagctcttatttctagagcggttcacttcttacgagaacatcgcaaactggctcaatgaatggatcaagtcaaaagaacttgaTTTTTTCATCAGAGGGGTCCATATGCTGCCTGagagatggagtaaagttatagcttccaatggcacatacttcacataacttcatgtattatttaattgtttaaataattcgtaactttgaccaaaaaaggacggaaacttatgcccatacccaatatattaaGAACTATTTTAGTTTTCCATTCTACTCAATCTAATAAATTTTCTCAACGCCACTAAAAATTCACCTAAGATTTGAGTTATTCAACTTTTTCCACCAACTTTGCCATCAATCAGCCAACAACATCATGATTAACATTTCCTTCATCACTGTCACCTTTGTGataatacttgtatgtatatacaataaaacgcaaggtggcgcaaaattaatcatccaattttagttttggataACTTTTTACCAAATACGAAAAAAGAAtggttttgagtgatgaaaattttgatttccaTCTTTACGCgtgccattgcttgtctgtttgtatagtGGAGCTGTGTGGTTTACGAGTGTCAAATGCTACTGATGTACGATGCTGCTTccctttgcaaaaattataaatatgagAATTAAGCGTAGGCTCTCGCTGAAATGAAGTTTATCGCAGTTTCAACACACACTGGGCTTTCGCGCCCACATACTTCAGTTTGGCTGCATAGTTTTCTGACCTGTTTTCATCGCCATATTAATAAGAATTACCTGATTTTACAACAGGcgcgttttatttcaatttcagatttttcttaTGAAATTTCATTACACTTTTCAATTATCGAAGTTCTTTACACAAAATTCGTAGCTATCGCGCACAGTGGGTCGATGGCGTTTATCAATTTAGGGTCTTTTACTTGAGATCTATTTGATATTGGATTAATAATttcctccattttttttttttgagcccaCAACTACGACTGAAagctatttgcatttgtatggGCATCATGGGGAAATATGAAACAATAATAAGAGCTGATGTAAGTTGTCTAATTTTCGACCTCTGTCGATCATCTTGAGCTCTTTACTAAACCCGGGATGTCCCCTTGAAAAACCTACTTTTTATTTCGGCGCAATTTCTAaggaaaaagaggttgtctgtaaagtcggtttactgacgatagtgacaacgtcataagaaaatattgatggaatggttgcaattttcaaaacaaaattttaatttcatttgtttgatagatattttgtatggatatagaggaggaggtaaatggaattgcaatggaataggtcaagttacatttacacaaacgtgaaaactgacgaaacatttatcaaattcatgaaagatatcttcaatttcgattgtgtatcagacgttaataagtcaacaacactaagaggcatcatcatcgatttgactttctcaagacacattacacttgaaacactccctttcatttcctat
The sequence above is drawn from the Anastrepha obliqua isolate idAnaObli1 chromosome 4, idAnaObli1_1.0, whole genome shotgun sequence genome and encodes:
- the LOC129246211 gene encoding nuclear factor 7, brain, whose translation is MNNMADDNNNIIINNTYNRNNNINYRNSPNYSNSRISRSGSATSDSKKLAKNKATGLSGGGGDDNADVSASKSDRCVLCLDEKRSPVRITCGHSFCNECLDVYKSYQKYAWANRCPICRGSLKEKRRSVKRKHSEANIATATTSTSVPSGSSRFAPTRSRLNATSATIAAATAAAATATVTALSESAASASAEQIYLLEEYMAMAVESDAFGVNSDMTFGNTMSATTPTNSTSTVSASEAAGEDDEVELHGMDSETEAAQGMGYEHEEFEEAEELEEEEEAFGEDMDLEEDEEVTEDDEDDDVDGEDEDDEYNDLYYFNEYDEAHEDDRENDDYITMDEDDATDGEDRDEYEQLVNDTLQDEINEYCDEDAETEDDVLLVDEVIIVD